A DNA window from Arachis hypogaea cultivar Tifrunner chromosome 18, arahy.Tifrunner.gnm2.J5K5, whole genome shotgun sequence contains the following coding sequences:
- the LOC112772498 gene encoding protein MIZU-KUSSEI 1, translated as MAPQLPQPQPPPPPPKPPVQREDSGTTAKKSSALNMPISLQPAYSKRRTPSRSERFFRKFKSTFRSLPIVVPPCNMPTVPRTRPGDLQIHGGKRITGTLFGHRKSRVNLAFQETPNTLPFLVLELAIPTGKLLQDMGTGMNRIAMECEKQPRNDKVELVDEPCWTMFCNGKKMGYGVKREPTDEDLSVMQLLHAVSMAVGVLPEEMSDPHDGEFSYMRAHFERVVGSKDSETYYMTMPHGNNGLELTVFFVRV; from the coding sequence ATGGCACCACAACTGCCGCAGCCGCAGCCCCCGCCGCCGCCTCCAAAACCACCTGTACAAAGAGAAGATTCAGGCACCACGGCGAAGAAGAGCTCGGCTCTCAACATGCCGATCTCCCTACAACCAGCATACAGCAAGAGAAGAACTCCTTCAAGATCCGAAAGATTCTTTCGGAAGTTCAAGTCGACGTTCCGATCATTACCAATCGTGGTGCCGCCGTGTAATATGCCAACAGTCCCCAGGACCCGTCCTGGAGACCTGCAGATACACGGCGGCAAGAGAATAACCGGAACGCTATTCGGCCACAGAAAATCTAGGGTTAACCTTGCATTCCAAGAAACACCTAATACTCTTCCGTTCCTTGTCTTAGAGCTGGCTATCCCGACGGGAAAGCTGCTCCAAGACATGGGAACTGGGATGAATAGAATCGCCATGGAGTGCGAAAAGCAGCCACGGAACGATAAGGTTGAACTTGTTGACGAACCATGTTGGACAATGTTTTGCAATGGAAAGAAAATGGGTTATGGGGTGAAGAGGGAACCCACGGATGAGGACCTGAGCGTGATGCAGCTTCTGCATGCGGTGTCCATGGCGGTCGGCGTGCTGCCGGAGGAGATGTCGGACCCTCACGACGGCGAGTTCTCGTACATGAGGGCGCATTTCGAGCGCGTGGTTGGGTCCAAGGACTCTGAGACTTACTACATGACGATGCCTCATGGGAACAATGGACTTGAACTTACTGTGTTCTTCGTGAGGGTTTGA
- the LOC112771396 gene encoding protein LNK3 isoform X1, whose product MDCYDGHGINDFILPKDEDLFNACSPENWSRWELSAPNAREVELTYIDKYFIEKIDLGPSQQDSSSVCGPQRFQQMAFSHNEPNYELQDLSSFEQIDDIFVDSLFEGPPCVENSQKSFFLCPEKCCCNIPDQLQEDFEASTFVPCDSESKDCLDVEEPMFEELDAFEWCSRDETMDEQFSLEESILQNLETVIVQFNEKTRICFRDALNRLARNTKQQAAGENQNQDLYMVKAIPQAVHGLTERSEEKEPMESETNIVDRAVANLLFNKMDLNLQHVFLQQSTRDEK is encoded by the exons ATGGATTGCTACGATGGTCATGGGATTAATGATTTTATTCTTCCCAAAGATGAagatttattcaatgcatgtTCACCAGAGAATTGGTCGAGATGGGAATTAAGTGCACCTAATGCAAGAGAGGTGGAACTCACTTACATTGATAAATATTTCATTGAAAAGATTGATCTTGGACCTTCTCAGCAGGATAGTTCAAGTGTATGTGGACCACAACGTTTTCAACAAATGGCATTTTCGCACAACGAGCCTAATTATGAGCTTCAGGACCTATCAAGTTTTGAACAGATTGATGACATTTTTGT GGATTCTCTATTTGAAGGTCCTCCCTGTGTTGAAAACTCACAGAAGTCCTTTTTCTTGTGCCCTGAAAAATGTTGCTGCAATATACCTG ATCAATTGCAGGAAGATTTTGAGGCTTCAACGTTTGTTCCATGTGACTCAGAATCTAAGGATTGTCTCGATGTAGAG GAACCTATGTTCGAGGAGTTGGATGCTTTCGAGTGGTGCAGTAGAGATGAGACCATGGATGAGCAGTTCTCTCTTGAGGAATCTATACTTCAGAATCTTGAGACAGTTATTGTGCAG TTCAATGAGAAGACACGGATTTGTTTCCGAGATGCTTTGAACCGTCTTGCCCGAAATACAAAACAACAGGCTGCAGGAGAGAATCAGAATCAAGATCTCTATATGGTAAAGGCAATACCACAGGCAGTTCACGGTTTAACCGAGAG GTCTGAGGAAAAGGAACCAATGGAATCAGAGACAAACATTGTTGATAGAGCAGTTGCAAATCTCTTGTTCAACAAGATGGACCTTAATTTACAACATGTTTTCTTACAACAGTCTACTAGAGACGAGAAATAG
- the LOC112771396 gene encoding protein LNK3 isoform X2: MAWDSLFEGPPCVENSQKSFFLCPEKCCCNIPDQLQEDFEASTFVPCDSESKDCLDVEEPMFEELDAFEWCSRDETMDEQFSLEESILQNLETVIVQFNEKTRICFRDALNRLARNTKQQAAGENQNQDLYMVKAIPQAVHGLTERSEEKEPMESETNIVDRAVANLLFNKMDLNLQHVFLQQSTRDEK; the protein is encoded by the exons ATGGCATG GGATTCTCTATTTGAAGGTCCTCCCTGTGTTGAAAACTCACAGAAGTCCTTTTTCTTGTGCCCTGAAAAATGTTGCTGCAATATACCTG ATCAATTGCAGGAAGATTTTGAGGCTTCAACGTTTGTTCCATGTGACTCAGAATCTAAGGATTGTCTCGATGTAGAG GAACCTATGTTCGAGGAGTTGGATGCTTTCGAGTGGTGCAGTAGAGATGAGACCATGGATGAGCAGTTCTCTCTTGAGGAATCTATACTTCAGAATCTTGAGACAGTTATTGTGCAG TTCAATGAGAAGACACGGATTTGTTTCCGAGATGCTTTGAACCGTCTTGCCCGAAATACAAAACAACAGGCTGCAGGAGAGAATCAGAATCAAGATCTCTATATGGTAAAGGCAATACCACAGGCAGTTCACGGTTTAACCGAGAG GTCTGAGGAAAAGGAACCAATGGAATCAGAGACAAACATTGTTGATAGAGCAGTTGCAAATCTCTTGTTCAACAAGATGGACCTTAATTTACAACATGTTTTCTTACAACAGTCTACTAGAGACGAGAAATAG